The Quercus robur chromosome 3, dhQueRobu3.1, whole genome shotgun sequence DNA segment ctgatttttattctcagacttctactatgtgggaacaactctctgctgcagatcctccactggtgtgttctaaggacattgagctctttgtcaaatatcgggatcgccgtagatttatgcacttcatgatgggtttacgtgaggattttgagcctactagggcttctctacttagccggtctcctactccttctcttgatgctgcagtaaaggagctcatttctgaggagaatcgtcggcccacttatcacatgacatcatctgatcatgtcttggctacaccctcaccacagcctcccattgttgcattcactgCTCCTCCGCGAATAAACTCCGGGCGTCCCACCTCTCAGTTTTCCAAAGGTGCTCACTGCAAGTTTTGCCGTGCCAAAGGCCATGACATCTCTGTTTGTCGTAAGCTACAGAAGTTTGTGCAAGAGCAGAATAAAACTTCTCTTCCTCAGGCAGCTGCTGTATGTCCTTCAGATCCATCGGTTCCTAcaggtccatctttggcttcctcacttactacggctgatattgaggcagttgttcaacaggttttatcccgcacttccactgccctttctgtcacctcaggtaaacaaccttggttttttgatactgcatgttgtaaccatatgactcctgatgaatcccaattttctgataaggcacccttagaacatccaatcaccatttacactgctgatggaactcctatgcctgttagtcataaaggaacaatctcttctccttgtttatcccttagtgacacttttcatattccaaagttatccctcaatttgctttctgttggtcaactttgcgaattaggcgtagatcttctatttactaatcatggtgtggatgtgcaggatccccggacgggtcaagtgcttgggacaggccgtaaggttggtcgcatgtttgaggttcatgacttgaagattccttcacaagttgtttctgcagctgctaccactgccacctcctcacctgatctatggcatgctcgtcttggtcatccatccttatctcgtcttcaattgttagcttctcaaggtcatttaggttcagttcagttttcaaaatttgattgtacttcctgtcattttggtaaacaaacaaaattgccatttaataaaagtgactccttttcttctgctccttttgatcttatacattctgatatttggggtcctgcacctgttcccactgaggggggatctaaatattttgtcatatttgtggatgatttttctcggtatacttggatttatctgcttcaccataggtctgaacttgtgtctatttaccaaacatttcataaaatgattgaaacacagttcaatcgcaccgttaaagtctttcgatcagataatgctcaagaatataatgataaatctttcctatcctttttagacagacatggtactcttcctcagcggtcttgtccttacacctctcaacaaaatggtcgtgcagaacgaaaacatcgtcacattcttgatgttgtccgcacccttctcatttctgcctctcttcctgagcgattttggggtgaggccgcactcactgctgtgcacactattaatcgtattccttcaccaactacacacaacaaatcaccatttgagcttctctatggtcaaactcctgactactcctctcttcgggtttttggttgtgcttgctttgtctctcttcctcctcatgaacgaacaaagctccaacctcgtactcgtctctgttgtttccttggttatggtgtgtctcaaaaagggtttcgctgctatgatcccatttctcatcgccttcgtgtctcccgtcatgttgagttttgggaacatcgtcctttcacgagtcttcagcagtttcctacatcttcttcctcagagtctcccatttttactgatcttttcctccctctttatcctgaacttgtggaggattcttcagCATCGACTGCCTCTCCAGACGACTCATCTCCGGTTCTGTCTCCAGCATATGACCCGCCTGTCTTGGATCCTGTGGCACCACCCTCTCCTGAGTCTCCTATTGGTCCTGAACTTCGTCGTTCCACTCGGGtaagcattcctcccccttatctcactgattatcattgctcttttgctcttgccactctctatgaacctcacacctatcgtgaggctcatactgaccctctttggcagcaagctatgaatgaagaactagatgcccttcataagaatcacacgtgggatatggttgatttgcctcctggtcagtctgtagtaggttgtaggtgggtttacaagatcaagaccaaggctgatggatctgttgaacgatacaaggctcgcctagttgccaagggctttactcaggagtatggtattgactatgaggaaacatttgctcctgttgctcgtcttacatctgttagatgtctcattgctgtggctgctgttcgccattggcctctttatcaaatggatgtgaagaatgctttcctcaatggagacctccatgaagaagtgtacatgcaaccaccccctggctatccacactcaggcaatcaagtttgccgccttcgccgtgctctttatggcctcaagcaggctcctcgagcttggtttgaaaaatttagctcagttgttgctcagcagggtttcacttcgagtcctcatgacactgctctctttgttcgaagatcctctgctggtatcactcttattcttctttatgttgatgatatgattattactggagatgattctgcaggtatccgctctcttcagaacttccttagtcagcattttgagatgaaagatttgggcactctcagctattttcttgggcttgaggttacctcatcctctgatggatactatctttcccaggctaaatatgcttctgatcttctctcTAAAGCCGGTGTCACTGATaacaagactgtttccactcctttggaatataatgcaaagctcacacccttggacggtgaacctatatccgatgctactcgctatcgtcagttggttggcagtttgatctatctcactgttactcgtCCAGATATTTCACATGCTgtgggtatggttagtaagttcatggatgcacctcgttctgtccactatgctgctgttcttcggattctccgatatgtcaaaggcacactttatcatggtctgcattactcctctcgatcttctctcgagcttcatgcttattcagatgctgactgggcaggtgatccgactgatcgatgctctatcacaggtttctgtttcctgttaggtacttctctggtctcgtggcgcagcaagaagcaggatgtggtttcccgttctagtactgaggctgagtatcgtgcccttgccgacaccacttgtgagcttgtttggcttcgttggctcttggctgacatggatgctccacagcccactgccactcctctttattgtgacaatcgtagtgctatctacattgctcataatgatgtcttccatgaacgcactaagcatattgagatcgactgccacatcactcgccagcatcttaagaaaggaaatctccagttattctccatctcctctgctgaccagcctgctgatatctttaccaagactcacccgcctggtcgtcttcgagatcttatatccaaactccagttggcttcctccttgccacctcgagtttgaggAAGGACACTGCATTCTTAAaaggattgaagagtatgggAGAATTGAAGTTTCTTAGCCTTCAAGGGATCTCTAGAATCAAAGAGCTTCCTCGTTCCATAGGCATGCTCAAAAAATTGGTGGTCTTAGATCTCAAGGATTGTTACAATCTGGAGGAACTTTCAGAGGACATAAGCTCACTCACCAAGTTGAGGTACTTGGATATTTCCAACTGTTATCTTCTAGGTAAAATGCCAAAGGAGCTATCCGCGCTCTCAGAACTCCAAGTCTTTAAGGGGTTTATCATTGGTGATCCACAAAGGAAAAACTTGGGTACTTTAGAAGATTTGAAGAGATTGAAGATGCTGAAGAAGCTGACCATCATTGCAACTAGAAACGACTTCCCTACACCAGAAGATCTAGGAACTTTTCTAGAGCTTGAAGCACTTCAAAACCTAACGATAGCCTGGGGTGTACAGCCAAAAGATGCAGAAGCAGGCAAATCATCAAAGCTTGGGCCATCACTGCATGGAAAATCAACAGAATCATCAGGGCGTGAACTGACAGAGAAACTTAACTTGAAGAAACTGGATCTTCAGTGTTTCCCCTATTCTACACCGACGTGGCTGACACCTGATATTTTGCCAAAGCTAGAGAAACTCTACATAAGAGGAGGCAACTTCACAACTTTGAAGAAAGGCACGTGGAATGTGAAGGCTTTACGTTTGAAGTACTTGAGTGGAATGAAGACGAATTGGAGAGAACTAAAAGAATCATTCCCAGGATTGGATTACTTGGAGAGAGTTAAATGCCCGGGGATCACGCTCTGCCCTTGCGACGAGAATGGAGTGTGGCAAAAGCCGAAAACATAAAATGCAGTTGCGACCAGTACCAGTAGTGGGGATTGATTATTGTTCTCTAATCTCTAGGGAACTcacattatcaaaaaatattatcGTATGTTCAACATTTCATAGAAGCAGTAttttccacaatattttcacaaattgATGACTTGTTATGGTGGGAGCATAATAAAGGTGATGCCATTTAAGTTGCTGCAATGACATCAAAACAAATCAAtcattgtgaaaaaatttgtctCCAACAAAACAATACACCTGTATGTTTTTAgcctttaaatttgaatttcaaatcatatcatatcatattttatacattaaaagtTGGATCCTAGAGGTTAGATATTAACTCAAATTCCCAATTTGatttggtttgggtttttttgttatGGAAGTAAAGTCTATTCCTTAACTACTAAAGAAAAGTATTCATTgtttattgaaagaaaaaatattgaagTCTTACAAACCGACAATACTATAAAAGGGCTTTGTAGGTTCTCCCACATGGAATAGACTTTTAGTTAGTTTGAGAGAGCACTTTCGAGTGGCGTGCAACTTGGTATCTATGAGCCTTTCGTTATTTGGTATTTGTTAGAGAGAAATATCTTTAACGATGCAGTGTAGTAgagaaaatgttatttttattttggatacagccctaatttttgtaaatttcaagaaatttaaattttcacttcatttaaaattttataatattagacaagagtcttgtaactcaattaacaCTTTTTAGAATCTTCAACAAAAATATCTATTATTCAAATCCCTCTTACCCCttattataactatcaaattaacaatacaaaaaaaaaaaaataataataataaaaaataaaaatctataaaaaattaaatgctaaGAAATCTTGTCAATAAATTAAAGGTTAAAGTAAtaagaataaagaaaaggaaaaggaaaagatcacatgtatgagagagagagagagagagagagagagaatctagGTTACTTAATAAGTTCAATTATCTTATTAGTGAGTGTCTGGGTTCAATTATCTTAttagtatgtatcttttctgatagtgcaaattcattaaagcttgacagctgcatctatcgagttTAAGAAAGCTATTCAAGCCCTATGTGCTCaacacctgctcgacacctactatctgtcgagatttaagaattTAAGAATTCTGATCTGATCTGATTTTCTTgcgatccgtgaatatgtctttgagttttcttttctcctaactctagatatataaaatgattgttttaagggccgtcaaacagttcacaagttgcacaagtattgagcaaactctgttcaagcaaattgtgaccggagacgaagttcttgccctagttcatctctttctcttgaagaagttgctgtgtatgtgcatcgtagggttttgtgaccaagcatcttcttgatctttatcgtgtggatgaactgaagaactttgcaaccaacaatcttcttagttggtgattgaagtcacgtactgggatctgcgcaattagttagtcacgtacttgggagtcgtgcatcagaaaggggaactgttactacagaacaagtccaattgggtattggagtaagggttcaactgtaggttggtaaggtacttaggattcctttacttgtaaccgcttgttgtgataatagtggagtttcgagagtagtgacctgaaaatcacccgatggggtttttaccgttaggttttcctcattcgtaaacaaatcaccgtgttatttattttccgctgcataattagtttattggtgatttgtttatgctaccacgcgtttgcatgataaattgattaattaataacttgactaattaattaattaatttctatcacaaggggtcattcagtttgtggcctatcaagtggtatcagagcaagcacactctgattagagTTAAATCTTTGCTGTCTTGATCTattgacccctatttgtcatggatagaggacagtcattaatcacacctcctttatttgatgacactaactatgcatactggaaagtacgcatgagacctttcttgcagtctttagataagaaagtgtggcaagctgtggaggtaggctggactaagcctacaaAAGCGCCAaccgattgggatgatgccaagattaaggcggcaaagttcaacagcagagcattgaatgcattgttcagtgcagtcaccaatgaggagttcaagaagatatcctcaactgaaactgctaaggaggCTTAGACcatcctctagacaacctatgagggtacaaaggtggtcaaagattcaaaacttcagaggctcactacaagttttgaagagaaaaaaatggaggaggatgagtcattcgatgagttctatgccaagctaaaggacatagtgaactcagccttcaatcttggggaaaccattcctgaatccaagattgtaagaaaggtgctcagatctctacccgagagattccatgccaagatcacggcaatagaggaatcaaaggatattgataagattcctttgactgagctggttggaaacttgcagacctatGAGCTAGGATTGACAAGGATTGGCAAGACgggtaaaggcaagagcatggcattgaaggccaagagcagtgagacagatgagtcttttgatgatgaagattccaagatgaagttctacatcaccaggcagtttaagaagtttatgaagaacgcaaatggaaagggtttcgacaaggaccgtaggcaatccagttcttttcagtttaaaggccaagacaaagggaagaaggatgctaaggaaggtggtcagtacactgttcccgcaggacctaagtgctttgggtgtcaaggtttcggtcacatgaaacatgagtgtcctacatatctcaagagcattgggaagagcaagacacttgctgttaccttgagtgacactgagcctgaggatgattccaacaatgaggatgacggaatcttaaatgccttcactgccactgttaATCCTAATGATGAAATTGTcaaagatgtggttgaagaagaggaattggtggaatctaagtttgaaaagatggatgatcaagatgacattcatacagcctatgaagaactgtacaagctttctgagaagcatgagaaattgtatagggtaaccaccaagaagctcagtgatgtggaacttgaccgtgaggagctttccacaaaagtTGATAAgactaatcagactattggagtactgaggtttgagaacaatttcttggctgagaagaccaagaagttTGAAGCAGAGCTATTTTAAGTCATAGCTCAATTGGAAATGACTTCAAGcacaaagcttgatgagatgctcagcattcagaaatctgcttcagatcGAACAGGCTTAGGATATGGgctctcttcctctaatattgcttcttctagtactactggTTTTGTTCCttctgctaataatgttaaaattgagaataatgagtttaaaactgaattagttagtgagaacatagacaagggtaaatctatcttaggagcacctcctaagcttgagaagaaagatgttaaaaaccctagggctaaaaAGGCTAACTcttaaaagcctaaacaaaagaagcagcatctctgtcatcattgtggagttgccggtcatactcgaccaaattgctacaagtggcttgccactcaacagagcaacggcatgatagcatctgggaaccagaatcagtttcaatcctctcttgctccccttagagatcttctcaaagccctcatgttcctttcgaacttgaacgattttaattcttcctcctcaccgccggttcaagggtataatcaaaggaaaggttcttccagggtgtggaaggaaaagggctccaagtgattctatcacttttctcttttactctctctcttcttgtttttgtgtgtgcattatttatgtgttttgctttcaagttttgagttagtctagtttttatactttggttgtttaacatgtttttgttttgttatgtttcagttttgctttgttttgtttttcatataaaattttttttaaaaaaaattgaaaaatcagaaaaatacaaaaacaatgtgtgttatatgtacattggtacttgtgtaccttggatggccattgaaacaaagttttctaaactttgtatcatttgtaacttaaatgagcatctctatgcacaacaaagcaagtgagttttgtggcttttgttagtgatgagtaagattaagttatctcttgtacttaacactcgtatcactctttttgatgggaagaactaaaaaaatcctaagagaaagacattaataaccatttcaccactgttgcccgccaatcataatatgacacctgtatgcttcggcatagcaaaagtactgtgtcaatgacatttatgtgcttaggcatagcaaaattggaatgtcaaatatcattgggtatttattttctctctaatatgcccatgcatgatatgcttaaatatatatatatatatatatatatatatatatatatatatgcaaaagcaaaaagataaaaaatggtttaaaaatgattgcaaacgtgtattctaggagatgtgggagttataggatgtacctccaaagtgatagtccccatcaagcagttatgattgtgtgtaagttaaaagtgattttttcatatctcaaatcgtcataacatgtatacacttatgcaatcttgcaatgtttttcacatACAACACGCAATATTATTTGCTATTCTTggtacatgtgcaggtacaatgtgatttgccatcacaaggttttacatgtgttaatatatgctcactaaactgtcttgacttgtttttgaaatataaaattggttagacttgtttagtgtgtgtgtgtatttttgaagatccatgtgcttaaaatttttattgagagatgattttgagagcttaatatgttgattggataattggttgagttgcatgttggattgcattcatgtctgtatttttcacatcttgaaaaactgtttttaaaaagctagctcgacacctcctcgataccttgcTGTCTGTTGAGCTTCttcagctttttcttatcgcatTCCCGACAGCTTCTTGACACCTAGTGAATCGATCGAAAATGTTTCTgcatcctcgatagcttctcgacacttggtggatcgatcgaACTTCTGATCTGGTATCTGATGATTTgttcctcgacacctcctcgatacttGTATCTGTCGAAGACCATTTTTCTTGATACCTTCCTTGACAAatgtctcgacacctctcgacaccttcATTTGTCAAGATTTACTGATACACTATTTAAACTCCCTGTGTGATTCGGAACTCATTTTgttcgatctctctctcgatacttctctgttttctctccTAAACTATTTCATCTCACTCCAATCTTTGTTCCTtaaggtttcttcaagctttttcaagattttcttcacttgataagcttctaatcctttcatattcatgcatttcatgttttgaaacctaggttttagggtttttgaaaaattttggggtttttcaaaattgatgagttattattgaaattctgggatgggttttcacttaaatgagttttaaacctcatacattgtatcacattagcattataatagtattgtcatgcatttagatgtgtgctatctatttgtgtgctgataggtttggattgggctgagcccatgatgaaatttcttttgtatgtcatatgttcatgcatttctcatgcatacgtactctcatttcaatatacttgttatataaattgcttgggacttttctgattgtctttctttttctccctttctttctGTTTACGATTAGTcatgtctatggcacctaagcgtaaatctACTCCAGctcggaaccctcttcgttccggaGCTTCTTCATCCTCTGATCCTACTCTGTCTCATATTCATttccgtgatgatgatgccttcaAGGCGTTCtaggagaacttttctagacgaggcattcattctgaatgccaagtcattctgTCAGACTTTGCCGACACCGACCTTCCCACTGTTattcacagtaggggatgggagtcactgtgtaaTGTCCCGGTCACCTGTCCTTTTGTGCTTATCCAgaagttttactccaacatgcacgggattgatcgtttagtacctcttttcttcactcgcgttcgaggtacgtgcattcctatcacaccgcaaCTTGTTATGGATGTGCTTCGGGTCCCTAGGaagagtttcctgactatcctagttatgagcgtctgaggactgtgtccagggatgagctcatgtctgctTTCTGTGAGCGCCCTTCTGTTTGGGGTGAGCATCAGTTTATACCATGTataccttttgctaa contains these protein-coding regions:
- the LOC126719246 gene encoding disease resistance RPP13-like protein 4, giving the protein MGELKFLSLQGISRIKELPRSIGMLKKLVVLDLKDCYNLEELSEDISSLTKLRYLDISNCYLLGKMPKELSALSELQVFKGFIIGDPQRKNLGTLEDLKRLKMLKKLTIIATRNDFPTPEDLGTFLELEALQNLTIAWGVQPKDAEAGKSSKLGPSLHGKSTESSGRELTEKLNLKKLDLQCFPYSTPTWLTPDILPKLEKLYIRGGNFTTLKKGTWNVKALRLKYLSGMKTNWRELKESFPGLDYLERVKCPGITLCPCDENGVWQKPKT